The following proteins are encoded in a genomic region of Reichenbachiella sp.:
- a CDS encoding sensor histidine kinase translates to MKKDNLIRSYILTLILAILGLFIGQFIVQNAIRVNQDDAVMVNLAQRMATLSEEISKNIAQINLDKIKNSETNFNVVKRRLKPAVEEFNEIHRALTKGDAKYGLNGTENSEEATQMLSEMELSFREIRDVGNEVLGVSFTDPEDDKVLILSRAMDNIDAQRRFAEDASKLAALYQIEAKTNKSGFSQFEYVITAAIIAILLIQASFIFRPAVNLAYKNFLTANEAFVKLQRSEEELRSSAEKQLEVNEKLILSQRALEQRNKKLKLSEQEILKSSRKQIEVNEKLILVQEELRKAYDRVKYSEERMRNIAEEQLEATERLMIAENKLKSALTVEQDSKAELTQTLENLKSTQSQLVQSEKMASLGQLTAGIAHEINNPINFVYNGIDTLKVSLDDLISIVEKYDDLENSEDYKATLAEIKELKEEYAYDDLLSDLKELVSDIKKGAVRTIEIVKGLRVFSRLDEEEMKPANVNDALDATLVLLRNKTKNKINIKKFYDDSIEDINCFPGQLNQVFMNILNNGIQAIPDDRKDGEVQLYTENQDQHVMIKIKDNGAGMSEQVKRRIFEPFFTTKPVGIGTGLGMSITFGIVEKHGGNIYCNSEEGKGTEFSILIPKHMDKSSEEEKVSESQKA, encoded by the coding sequence ATGAAAAAGGATAACCTGATACGATCGTATATACTGACTTTAATACTAGCCATACTCGGCTTGTTTATTGGTCAATTTATTGTACAAAACGCCATTCGGGTCAATCAGGATGATGCCGTAATGGTAAACCTGGCTCAAAGAATGGCCACATTGAGCGAGGAGATATCAAAAAACATTGCTCAAATCAATCTTGATAAGATCAAAAACAGTGAAACTAACTTCAATGTGGTAAAGAGAAGATTAAAACCCGCTGTTGAAGAATTCAATGAAATTCATAGGGCTCTAACAAAAGGAGATGCTAAATACGGATTAAATGGAACTGAAAACTCCGAAGAAGCAACACAGATGCTTTCTGAAATGGAGCTTTCATTTCGTGAAATTAGAGATGTTGGAAACGAAGTGCTTGGTGTTAGCTTTACAGATCCCGAAGATGATAAGGTTTTGATTCTTTCAAGAGCTATGGATAATATTGATGCCCAAAGAAGGTTTGCCGAAGATGCATCCAAATTGGCCGCCCTTTACCAAATAGAAGCAAAAACAAATAAGAGCGGCTTCTCCCAGTTTGAGTATGTAATCACTGCAGCTATTATTGCCATACTATTGATTCAGGCTTCCTTTATTTTCCGTCCTGCAGTAAATCTCGCTTACAAAAACTTCCTTACGGCAAATGAAGCCTTCGTGAAGCTGCAAAGATCGGAAGAAGAACTAAGAAGTAGTGCTGAGAAACAATTAGAGGTGAATGAGAAACTCATCCTCTCCCAGCGAGCTTTAGAGCAGAGAAACAAGAAATTAAAACTATCAGAGCAAGAAATATTAAAGAGCTCCAGAAAGCAAATTGAGGTCAATGAAAAGCTGATTCTCGTACAGGAAGAATTGAGAAAAGCTTACGATCGGGTGAAGTACTCTGAGGAGCGTATGAGAAACATTGCTGAAGAGCAGCTCGAAGCGACGGAACGATTGATGATTGCAGAGAACAAATTAAAATCTGCATTGACTGTGGAGCAAGACAGTAAAGCCGAGCTTACTCAAACACTTGAAAACCTGAAGAGTACGCAGTCTCAGTTAGTCCAATCTGAAAAGATGGCATCACTGGGTCAGCTGACGGCCGGTATCGCCCATGAGATCAACAACCCAATCAACTTTGTGTACAATGGTATTGACACATTAAAAGTATCTCTGGACGATTTGATCTCCATTGTTGAGAAATATGATGATCTCGAAAACAGTGAGGACTATAAGGCTACCCTAGCCGAAATCAAAGAGCTGAAAGAAGAGTATGCTTATGATGATCTCTTGAGTGATTTGAAAGAATTGGTATCGGATATTAAAAAAGGTGCCGTACGAACCATTGAGATTGTAAAAGGATTGAGAGTATTCTCGAGATTGGATGAAGAGGAAATGAAACCAGCCAATGTTAACGATGCATTGGATGCTACCTTGGTACTTCTTCGTAATAAAACTAAAAACAAAATCAACATTAAGAAGTTCTATGATGATTCCATTGAGGACATCAACTGTTTCCCTGGTCAGCTGAATCAGGTATTCATGAACATCCTCAATAATGGTATTCAAGCTATTCCAGATGATAGAAAAGATGGTGAAGTTCAGTTATATACTGAAAATCAGGATCAACACGTCATGATCAAAATCAAGGATAACGGAGCTGGAATGTCAGAGCAAGTGAAAAGAAGAATTTTTGAACCATTCTTTACTACCAAACCTGTTGGTATTGGAACTGGTCTCGGAATGTCTATTACATTTGGTATCGTAGAAAAGCACGGCGGAAACATCTACTGTAATAGTGAAGAAGGAAAAGGAACAGAGTTCTCTATCTTGATTCCAAAGCACATGGATAAATCCTCTGAAGAGGAAAAAGTTTCCGAATCTCAAAAAGCATAA
- a CDS encoding acyl-CoA dehydrogenase, which translates to MSEYYSRRNLDFLLKEVFDLESLLKLDDYKKHDLDGVKMILDAAGQLADKEMRPFNQEMDRQDPQLEGGKVKVHPQIRKLLKKFGEGGWISANANEEVGGQQLPILVSSCAQFIFGAANYSASVYPFLTAGAARLIEEHGSEQLKNTYVPKLYSGAWQGTMAMTEPDAGSSLSDVRTSAEPLDDNGTVYSIQGQKIFISAGDHDAVGNVVHLMLARIKGAPEGTKGLSLFVVPQKRFTEDDQVVMNDVTTTGLYHKMGYKAAPIVHLSFGEKKRCFGYLIGKANEGLSYMFQMMNEARIGVGLSAASIGSAAYYASLNYAKERPQGRKPDEKDPASPQINIIEHSDVRRMLFFQKAIVEGSLSLLLQCAHYADMAKAGKEEIKEIYRLTLDLLTPVAKSYPSEMGILSTSAAIQILGGAGYCKDFPLEQYFREMRIHTIHEGTTGIHGIDLLGRKIIMGGGIAFRAFTEEVSKTIKKVKLEVLELSKYGEKLNDALFRLQNITMKLSTIAMKEKKEVFLMDATLYLELFGVVAIGWQWLLQAIPCQIAVNENRGDEFYNGKLHTMRYYFEYELPKTEAIIARLNSSDRLLLEIDSKDIL; encoded by the coding sequence ATGTCTGAATATTACTCTCGACGAAACCTTGACTTTCTACTTAAAGAGGTGTTTGACCTTGAGTCACTCCTAAAACTTGATGACTATAAAAAGCATGATTTGGACGGGGTGAAAATGATTTTGGATGCCGCCGGTCAATTGGCTGATAAAGAAATGAGGCCTTTCAATCAAGAGATGGATCGCCAGGATCCTCAATTGGAGGGCGGAAAAGTGAAGGTGCATCCACAGATTAGAAAATTGCTAAAGAAATTTGGAGAGGGTGGATGGATTTCTGCGAACGCCAATGAAGAAGTAGGGGGGCAACAGTTGCCTATTTTAGTGTCATCTTGTGCACAGTTTATCTTCGGCGCTGCTAACTACTCTGCTAGTGTTTATCCTTTCTTGACGGCAGGTGCTGCGCGTCTTATTGAGGAACATGGGTCGGAGCAACTCAAGAATACTTATGTTCCAAAGTTGTATAGTGGAGCATGGCAAGGAACTATGGCCATGACAGAGCCTGATGCAGGCAGCTCACTTTCTGATGTGAGGACTTCAGCTGAGCCTCTTGACGATAACGGCACGGTATATAGCATACAAGGACAAAAAATATTTATTTCTGCAGGAGATCATGATGCAGTAGGTAATGTGGTGCATTTAATGCTAGCAAGGATTAAAGGAGCTCCAGAGGGCACTAAAGGGTTGTCATTATTTGTGGTCCCACAAAAGAGATTTACTGAGGATGATCAAGTGGTAATGAATGATGTGACTACTACAGGATTGTATCATAAGATGGGTTACAAGGCGGCTCCGATTGTTCACTTAAGTTTTGGAGAAAAGAAGCGCTGTTTTGGATACCTGATAGGAAAGGCAAATGAAGGCCTTTCTTATATGTTTCAAATGATGAATGAGGCTAGAATTGGCGTAGGGCTCAGTGCAGCTTCTATTGGTTCTGCAGCATATTACGCCTCTTTGAACTATGCAAAGGAACGACCTCAAGGTCGAAAGCCAGACGAGAAAGATCCTGCATCACCTCAGATTAATATCATTGAGCATAGCGATGTACGCCGCATGCTGTTTTTTCAGAAAGCAATTGTTGAAGGTTCACTTTCTTTATTGTTGCAATGTGCACATTATGCGGACATGGCGAAGGCTGGGAAGGAAGAGATCAAAGAGATTTACAGGCTGACGTTGGACCTATTAACACCCGTGGCTAAAAGTTATCCAAGCGAAATGGGCATATTGTCAACCTCTGCCGCTATTCAGATACTTGGAGGTGCTGGCTATTGTAAGGATTTTCCTTTAGAGCAATACTTCAGAGAGATGAGAATTCATACCATTCATGAAGGTACTACAGGTATTCATGGAATTGATTTGCTTGGGCGAAAAATCATCATGGGTGGTGGTATTGCTTTCAGAGCGTTTACGGAAGAGGTTTCCAAAACGATCAAAAAAGTGAAACTGGAAGTCCTGGAGTTATCAAAGTATGGGGAGAAATTGAATGATGCTTTGTTTAGACTTCAGAATATCACTATGAAGCTTTCTACAATCGCCATGAAGGAGAAAAAAGAAGTTTTCTTAATGGATGCAACACTTTATCTGGAGTTGTTTGGCGTAGTTGCTATTGGCTGGCAATGGCTATTGCAAGCGATACCCTGTCAAATCGCGGTGAATGAAAATAGGGGAGATGAGTTTTACAATGGTAAGTTACACACCATGCGTTATTACTTTGAGTATGAACTACCGAAGACAGAGGCCATTATAGCTAGATTGAATAGTTCAGATCGCTTGCTTCTTGAAATTGACAGCAAAGACATTTTGTAA
- a CDS encoding glycosyltransferase family 92 protein — translation MSKKHFLAFAVNFKNENPYLKNWLDYHIKVGVNHFYLYDQDGGEEAKSILKPYEEKGYVTRHPWTQWDGTKYDGATKWYQRNKNHMGFAHAAKTYRTEFQWLMKIDVDEFLFPLNGKDNLTDWLKTLDTKKIKGVKVPRINFGYNGYDTKPDQSVLEAYTKREKNYSDHKDLGNGDFLSSNRFAYSAHWWHYKWYKLGEMLKEEDNIGWRINHYYTKSLEEYMSRQNVSGGRPVGRSGFDEKNAGCNEIVDESMLDLLRKVDW, via the coding sequence ATGAGTAAAAAGCATTTTTTAGCCTTTGCAGTAAACTTCAAAAATGAAAATCCATATCTGAAAAACTGGTTGGATTATCATATCAAAGTTGGAGTCAATCATTTCTACCTCTACGATCAGGATGGAGGCGAGGAAGCCAAATCTATATTAAAGCCATACGAAGAAAAAGGTTATGTAACACGTCACCCTTGGACTCAATGGGATGGGACTAAGTATGATGGCGCTACAAAATGGTATCAGCGAAATAAAAACCATATGGGTTTTGCCCATGCTGCCAAAACTTATCGGACTGAATTTCAATGGTTGATGAAAATAGATGTAGATGAGTTCCTATTTCCTCTTAATGGAAAGGATAATTTAACCGATTGGTTAAAGACTTTAGATACAAAAAAGATCAAAGGAGTTAAGGTTCCTAGAATCAATTTTGGGTACAATGGCTATGATACAAAACCAGATCAATCAGTCCTAGAAGCTTATACCAAAAGAGAGAAGAACTATTCTGACCATAAAGATTTGGGCAATGGAGATTTTCTTTCGAGTAATCGTTTCGCTTATAGCGCACATTGGTGGCACTACAAATGGTACAAATTAGGTGAAATGCTAAAAGAGGAAGACAATATAGGCTGGCGAATCAACCATTATTACACTAAATCTCTCGAGGAGTACATGTCTCGGCAAAATGTTTCTGGAGGTCGACCGGTAGGAAGATCTGGATTCGATGAAAAGAATGCAGGATGCAATGAGATCGTGGACGAAAGCATGCTTGACCTACTAAGAAAAGTAGATTGGTAA
- a CDS encoding FAD-dependent oxidoreductase: MKIIIIGAGPAGLSCAYALSKKGVEVEIYEASEFVGGMSRSFDLWGQRVDLGPHRFFSKEKRINQFFTEILDGEYTAINRLTRIYYKNRFFQYPLKFTNVLFNLNPFTIIRILWDYILQRLNPIKNPVTFEAWVTNRFGKKLYEIFFKSYSEKLWGIPCSKIDADWAAQRIKTLSLIGAVISAIKGNAGNKHKTLVDEFSYPKYGTGLLYEKCAERIKKNGGAIHLNKPVKRVLVNESNIANGIELSDGGQAQADFVISTMPFTTLIKGLDRTPQNVKDAASQLYFRNTILVYLEIDGIDLFEDNWIYVHSPDVKHGRITNFRNWCPTLYGDKKTSIICLEFWAFEQDDIWSIADDELTQIAKEEIKKLDLIPTSMDVLNSKVIKIPRCYPVYETGYQEPLKILENYIDSIDKLVPIGRYGSFKYNNQDHSILMGLLAADNITDGQNVNLWEINTDTEYQEEGDVKDILNQ, translated from the coding sequence GTGAAAATAATCATCATTGGAGCCGGCCCGGCTGGATTAAGCTGCGCTTACGCACTATCAAAAAAGGGTGTAGAAGTTGAAATATACGAAGCAAGTGAATTTGTAGGAGGAATGTCTCGAAGTTTTGACCTTTGGGGTCAAAGGGTAGATTTGGGGCCTCACAGGTTTTTTTCCAAGGAAAAAAGAATCAATCAATTTTTCACCGAGATATTAGACGGTGAATACACAGCTATTAATCGACTGACCCGTATTTATTATAAAAATAGATTCTTTCAGTATCCGCTAAAATTCACAAACGTCCTATTCAATCTCAATCCGTTTACAATTATTCGCATTCTTTGGGATTATATACTTCAACGTCTTAACCCCATTAAAAATCCAGTGACTTTTGAGGCGTGGGTGACTAATAGATTTGGTAAAAAGCTTTATGAAATATTCTTTAAAAGTTATTCTGAAAAGCTTTGGGGCATTCCATGCTCAAAAATTGATGCCGACTGGGCTGCGCAGCGAATTAAAACCTTGTCCTTGATTGGAGCAGTTATTTCAGCCATAAAAGGTAATGCCGGGAATAAGCATAAAACCTTAGTTGACGAATTCTCTTACCCCAAATATGGTACGGGTTTACTTTATGAAAAGTGTGCTGAACGAATTAAGAAAAATGGAGGTGCCATTCATTTGAATAAACCTGTAAAAAGAGTTTTAGTTAATGAATCCAACATAGCTAATGGCATCGAACTTTCCGATGGCGGACAGGCTCAAGCTGACTTTGTCATTTCAACTATGCCATTTACCACGCTCATTAAAGGACTGGATCGTACGCCACAAAATGTAAAAGATGCTGCGAGCCAACTCTATTTCAGAAACACCATACTTGTTTATTTAGAGATAGATGGCATTGACTTGTTCGAAGATAATTGGATTTACGTTCATTCTCCGGATGTCAAACATGGACGAATTACTAATTTTAGAAATTGGTGTCCCACGCTTTATGGAGATAAAAAAACCTCAATTATATGTTTAGAGTTTTGGGCATTTGAGCAGGATGATATCTGGTCCATCGCTGATGACGAACTTACTCAAATCGCTAAAGAGGAGATTAAAAAACTAGATTTAATTCCTACATCGATGGACGTTTTAAATTCAAAAGTTATAAAAATACCTAGATGCTACCCTGTATATGAAACTGGCTATCAGGAACCTCTTAAAATACTAGAAAACTATATAGATAGTATTGATAAATTAGTTCCTATCGGACGATATGGATCGTTCAAATACAACAATCAAGATCATTCAATTCTCATGGGTCTCCTGGCTGCAGACAACATTACTGATGGACAAAATGTAAATCTTTGGGAGATCAATACAGATACAGAATATCAGGAAGAAGGTGATGTAAAAGACATTCTCAATCAATAG
- a CDS encoding SiaB family protein kinase, with protein MDLLKRYKNIYDTNIILMYKGEVTFDLVTSIIETLDGRISELETDRLIKKKFYGAATECIQNLYHHMDEVADETNQIDTYDSKSGLLLVTARKKFYNIMTGNFIPNSKINVIQSKLDSINALDKDGLKKLYKEILYNGEFSDKGTAGLGFVEIARKTGQKLTYEFHQINNEYSYFTFQIRVPREIEKKLAEAS; from the coding sequence ATGGATTTATTAAAGCGGTATAAAAACATTTACGACACCAACATCATTTTGATGTACAAGGGGGAGGTCACCTTTGACCTGGTTACATCTATTATAGAAACACTTGACGGTAGGATTTCGGAGCTGGAAACTGATCGCTTAATAAAGAAGAAGTTTTATGGCGCTGCTACTGAGTGCATTCAGAACCTGTACCACCACATGGATGAGGTTGCAGATGAGACCAATCAGATCGACACTTATGATTCTAAATCTGGCCTACTGTTAGTAACAGCCAGAAAGAAGTTTTACAATATTATGACTGGAAACTTCATCCCTAACAGCAAAATCAATGTCATTCAATCTAAACTTGATAGTATCAACGCCTTAGATAAAGATGGCTTAAAGAAATTATATAAGGAGATCCTTTACAACGGAGAATTTTCTGACAAAGGAACTGCAGGTCTTGGATTTGTAGAAATTGCACGTAAAACTGGCCAAAAACTCACCTATGAGTTTCATCAGATAAATAATGAATACTCTTATTTTACTTTTCAAATAAGAGTACCTAGAGAAATTGAGAAAAAATTAGCTGAAGCATCTTAA
- a CDS encoding tetratricopeptide repeat protein, which produces MAIIEFYQYWRIRRMMSLCRLVSLSVLLASLFSQSCEQRIGNAPIPLLMSQDKYLVESDLVEDKKLIDFDINELIQYLKLHEKMGWGDVNEEEIEACLIAFENNSDFLELVSDFYLTRENKEKALLYASKAEDKGANSADFFKKKANVHQAIGDYGLALDYLNKAVRVNSNDPDIYLLKGDVYLKLEDSASALKYKEQAFFHDSTRNDIAFDLAHIYASDNQNESAHLFADYLIEQSYEEQSLNFLKVRLLRKEGRQLEANQLLMAMLNNEVTEAGEQLVTYFMQQNLYDSVIHYSKEVLAKDSLNMAALEAKAISFDHKGYFASALMYYNQMLAVDSLNKEATEGVRKVNGKIAYLRKLREQREAIPTFDFATEKKETN; this is translated from the coding sequence ATGGCGATTATTGAATTTTACCAATATTGGAGAATCCGTAGAATGATGTCTTTGTGTCGTCTGGTGTCTCTTTCTGTTTTATTGGCCTCTTTGTTCTCTCAAAGTTGTGAACAGCGAATTGGAAATGCACCTATTCCTTTACTAATGTCTCAAGACAAATATTTGGTGGAATCGGATCTGGTTGAAGATAAAAAGTTAATAGATTTCGACATCAACGAGTTGATTCAATACCTGAAACTGCATGAAAAAATGGGTTGGGGGGATGTTAATGAGGAAGAAATAGAGGCTTGCCTAATTGCTTTTGAAAACAATTCGGATTTTTTAGAGTTGGTTTCTGACTTTTATTTGACCAGAGAGAATAAAGAAAAGGCATTATTGTATGCCTCCAAAGCAGAAGATAAAGGAGCAAATAGCGCTGATTTTTTTAAGAAAAAGGCGAACGTTCATCAGGCTATTGGGGATTATGGTTTGGCTTTAGACTATTTGAATAAGGCCGTGCGTGTCAATAGCAACGATCCAGATATCTATTTACTAAAAGGGGATGTATACTTGAAACTAGAGGATTCTGCCTCGGCACTGAAATATAAGGAGCAAGCCTTTTTTCATGATTCAACCAGAAATGATATTGCATTTGATCTGGCTCATATTTATGCTTCCGACAATCAAAATGAGTCGGCTCATTTGTTTGCAGACTATTTGATTGAGCAGTCATATGAAGAGCAGTCGTTAAATTTCTTGAAAGTGAGATTGTTAAGAAAGGAAGGTAGACAACTTGAGGCCAATCAACTACTAATGGCCATGTTGAATAATGAAGTGACGGAGGCTGGAGAGCAATTAGTGACCTATTTTATGCAACAAAATCTGTATGATTCTGTCATACATTATTCGAAAGAAGTTTTGGCAAAGGATAGCTTGAATATGGCTGCATTAGAAGCAAAGGCAATATCATTTGATCACAAGGGCTATTTTGCTAGTGCCTTGATGTATTACAATCAGATGTTGGCGGTTGATTCTTTGAACAAAGAAGCCACTGAAGGAGTAAGGAAAGTCAACGGAAAAATCGCATATTTGCGCAAATTAAGGGAGCAAAGGGAAGCTATACCCACTTTTGACTTTGCCACCGAGAAAAAAGAAACGAATTAA
- a CDS encoding response regulator translates to MEEVQTPVEDTAVKSKKKYTILYVDDEESNLRIFRMAFKREYNVLTAPGGHEAIEMLREHDIQCLITDQKMPEMTGTELLEKVLPEFPDVIRMILTGFADIEAIVKAVNKCGIYKYITKPWDKGEMKLTIDKALEAYELKSDKMKLIRQLEKANSGLEEKVELRTKELAEVNKRLMDSIKYAMTIQNAMLMSPETIKEAFTDFFILFKPLDVVSGDFYWFAEFESEEANYKFIASVDCTGHGVAGALMSMIGESLLNQIVYEHEITDAGEILDNLNIGIQDILNQSENNNHHGMDASIMIIDEDNSDIYFAGAQQNLLYSENGKIKTVKGDRISLGGYLDQERNYTTHKLSYTKGETSFYMFSDGFQDQFGGPGNKKFTVARLTESIEAGLDKPMDKQRDMLEKVLTEWKGEEKQTDDIMVMGIKI, encoded by the coding sequence ATGGAAGAAGTTCAAACTCCAGTTGAAGATACAGCAGTCAAAAGCAAAAAGAAGTACACTATTCTTTATGTAGATGACGAAGAAAGCAACCTTCGAATCTTCAGAATGGCATTTAAAAGAGAGTATAATGTCTTGACTGCCCCTGGCGGACATGAAGCGATAGAAATGCTCAGAGAGCATGACATCCAATGTCTTATCACTGACCAGAAAATGCCTGAAATGACTGGTACAGAATTATTGGAAAAGGTACTTCCGGAATTTCCAGATGTTATCCGCATGATCCTTACTGGTTTCGCGGATATCGAGGCGATTGTCAAGGCCGTGAACAAATGCGGTATTTACAAATACATCACAAAGCCATGGGACAAAGGCGAAATGAAGCTTACCATTGATAAAGCTTTGGAAGCCTATGAATTGAAGAGTGATAAAATGAAGCTGATTCGCCAACTAGAGAAAGCTAATAGTGGACTTGAAGAAAAAGTTGAGCTACGTACAAAAGAGCTAGCAGAGGTGAACAAGCGCCTGATGGATAGTATTAAATATGCTATGACCATTCAAAACGCTATGCTAATGTCTCCAGAAACTATTAAAGAAGCTTTTACCGACTTCTTTATATTGTTCAAGCCACTAGATGTGGTTAGTGGTGACTTCTACTGGTTTGCTGAGTTTGAATCAGAAGAAGCTAATTATAAATTCATAGCTTCTGTGGATTGTACAGGACATGGCGTGGCTGGTGCATTGATGAGTATGATTGGCGAATCTCTACTCAACCAAATAGTTTACGAGCATGAAATCACAGATGCCGGTGAAATTTTAGACAATTTGAATATTGGCATCCAAGACATTCTCAATCAGTCTGAGAACAACAATCATCATGGGATGGATGCTAGTATCATGATTATTGATGAAGACAATTCTGATATATACTTTGCTGGTGCACAACAGAATCTACTTTACTCTGAGAATGGAAAAATAAAGACCGTCAAAGGAGATAGAATTTCATTGGGAGGGTATTTAGATCAAGAAAGAAACTATACTACGCATAAACTTTCCTATACTAAAGGAGAAACATCATTCTACATGTTCTCTGATGGCTTCCAGGATCAATTTGGTGGCCCAGGCAATAAGAAATTTACAGTAGCCAGACTGACCGAAAGTATTGAAGCAGGTCTGGATAAACCCATGGACAAGCAAAGAGATATGCTTGAAAAAGTTTTAACCGAATGGAAAGGTGAAGAAAAACAGACCGATGACATTATGGTTATGGGAATTAAGATTTAA